A stretch of DNA from Maridesulfovibrio sp.:
ATACGGCCTGGGCAAGGATGGTAGCGGTGGTGGTACCGTCACCTGCGATGTCGGAAGTCTTGGAAGCAACTTCCTTGACCATCTGTGCGCCCATGTTTTCGAATTTATCTTTGAGTTCGATTTCCTTGGCTACGGAAACTCCGTCCTTGGTAATGACCGGGGAGCCGAAGGATTTATCCATGACTACGTTGCGGCCTTTGGGTCCGAGAGTAACCTTTACTGCGTTGGCGAGTTTATCCACGCCGAGTTTGAGTTTTTCACGTGCTTTAGCGTCAAAAAGAATCTGTTTAGCCATTTGGTGTTATCTCCTTAAAAGATATGATCTATAAAAAATGTTCAGGCAAAAACCGTATTATTCAACGACAGCAAGAATGTCGTCTTCGCGCATGATCAGGTGGTCCACACCGTCGATGCTGATTTCCGTGCCTGCGTATTTTGCGAAAAGAACAGCATCGCCTTCTTTAATTCCCATGGCGATTCTGGCACCGTCGTCATCGACTTTGCCGGGACCGGCAGCAACGACTTCACCTTTCAAGGGTTTTTCCTTGGCGGAGTCGGGGATGATGATTCCGCCTACAGTTTTTTCTTCCACTTCAAGGCGTCTGACCAGAACGCGGTCATTAAGCGGCTTAAGTTTCATGTGTTGTCCTCCAAAACATATTCAATAACTTTTTTTGATAGGGCGCCCGGCCCTTTCCGTATTTCGACCCGTGTTCAATCATCAGGTAAAATGTCCGGCCGAACGGATTGAATCAAAGTAAGACATTATCCTGAACTGTCAACCACGCCTGTCTTTTTTTTTGCGAAATTAACGAAAGACAGGATCAGGCCAGGTCCTTGGCCACGAAAACCACCCTTCCCAAAGCGGCCCAGCCGCGAAACTCATCCCCTATTTGCAGGCTGATGGTCCTCGGCTCGGAATCCCTGTTGTCCGACACAAGAATGATTTTGCCCGGTTCTTTTGCCACCCTGCGGATAACAATTTCCCTGTCAATGCGGAAGGCGTATATGCGCCCCTCGTACAGCTCCCTTTGAGACTGATCCACAATGATCCCGTCCCCGTCCTCAATTCTCGGGCTCATGGCATCGCCAGTGACGTTGACAAATATCATATCATCCGCAGACCCCATGTCGGCAAGCCGGTCAGCGGCGAATGCAATCCGGCTTTCACTCCCGGAAGGAGTCAGTGACTCGCCGCTCTCGTCCGGACGGGTAATACCCTCCTGAACTGTGGTAAACCCGGTGTTCGGACATTCTGGTGTCCCTCCGGGAAAAACAATACGGGCCCCGACCTCGTCAAGCACTTTTGCCACCACCTGTATGTGCTTGCCTCTTTCCTGCCGGATGTACCTGATGATCTGATTGGGTGCCACTCCGCATGCTTTGGCCATCTGCGTGGGGTTGGTATATTTTTTCCCCGGGCCGATCATACTCTTCAATCCCTCGACCATATCCGTATAAAAACTCATGCTGCCTCCTTGGAAAAATCATGTACACTTTTTTAAAAAAAATGTCGTCATATAGTTTTAAATTGAGTCTATTTATTTAATTTTATACCAATTGGTAAATTTATTTTATTAAATGGCTTGCATTATAGACCGGTAAACAATATTAAGACTCCCGTTGTTATAAGCCGGTTCCACCGGCACGGGTAAAAAACATATCGCAGAACACGTGCGACAACGGATAAAGGAGACATCATGATTTCAGGAGAAGCTTCGATAGGACGAAAGTTTCCTGAACAGGACGAGATGAAAGGTATGTCGGCAGAGAGCCTGCTCAGGATACTGGGAGACGAAGCTGCGGAACGGCTTATGTACTACTGGGGCGGAGCAAGGGTTTCCGTACCGGGCATAAAGGATCTGAGCCGGGTGCGCCTGCGGGAAAGGATACGACAGGCTTATGCCGATGGAGCCACTCCGGCCCAGATTGCGGAAAGGTTCGGGATTTCGGTAAGAACAGCGCAAAGATTGCGGGCGCATCAGACCGACATTGAATGAAAAGCCGAAATGTTATATTATATTATGGTAGAAACATGTATGGAAATACTAATGGTATAAAGTCAGACCACCCGCTATTGTGATATAAGTTTTTGAAAACGCGCATCGACCGGCAGCAACTCGTATCGCGGAACGGTCTGACATGACGGTTCCGGTTGTCATCTCAAGGGACGGCTGTTCCGCCGGTGGAGAAAAAATTGACCCCGGTTTTGGGGCACTTAATATAAATAGCACCTGCTCTGAGTAAAAAAACGGCTTGAAGGAATATGACCAGATTAAAGGCAAAAAAACCTGACGGTTATTTATAATGAATAAAAAGAAATTCCCTGTAATCAAGCGTTTTGCCATACGCTTTCTTCCGGTAGCCGTATTCATCCTCGCCGTTGCTGTAATAGTCCACATCAACCAGCGCGCACAGTATGTGGAAAGTGTCCGAAGTAACGAACTGAGCATGATCTACAGCGACTACATTACCATGACAGGGTGGCTTGAATCCGGCATTGAAGATGTAAGCTTTCTGGCCGGACTGGTGGAAAAAAAGATGTGCCGGGCGGGTGCATCTCCAGCCTGTATGGACGATATTGCGGACACATTCACAACTTTTGCCCAGGAAAACCGCAATTGCGTTCAGGTCCGGCTGCTTTCGTCACAGGGCCAGGAGCTTGTGCGGATCAATGTTGAAGAAGGGAAAGCCAGCCGAGTTGAAAAAAAACAACTTCAGGACAAAAGCGGACGCGATTACTTCCGTGACTCCAAAGGGATAGGGAAAGGAGTTTATGTCTCGGCCTTTGACCTCAACATTGAGTTCGGGAAAATAAGTGAACCGAGGCTCCCCGTAATACGGTTCATGAAAAACATTTTTGGTCGCGAAAACGAACCCCTCGGAGTGCTGGTTATAAACCTCTCCGGCAACAGCCTGCTGGAATTCATCAAAAAAACTTCAGAATCATCTTTCGGCTGGTGCGGGCTGGCCAACAAATCCGGAGGGTGGCTGGTAGCTCCGGAGAGAAGCCTGGACTGGCTTTTTCTATTCGGAGAAAAAAGCGGCTACATGATGGATACATTCCCGCACGAATGGGAACTTATCCGCAAAGGAAATTCAGGACAATTCACGTCCGGCGAAGGGCTTTTCACCTACGACACGGTAAAACCGTCCAGCTTTTCATCCTCTTTCAAACACAATGTGATCTTCAACGAAAACTGGAAAATAATTGGCATGGTAGATGAGAGCAACCTGGTTGCCCCGTTCAGCAATGTCACTATCGCCCTTTTCGGACTTCTTTATCTGATGAGCGGATTTTTTTTCTGGCGGATGACGGTCTCCACGCTCGAAAGCGAAAAAATGCGGGAAGCATTGGAGGAAAGCGAGAGACGGTTTATGGATGTGGCAGATGCTGCGGGAGAATTCATCTGGGAAACAGGGCCCGACGGCTGCTTTGTCTTTGTTACCGGCCGTGCAGGCGATATTCTCGGTTACAGCGCCGAAGAACTCATCGGCAGATCGCCTTTCGACTTTGTTGATGAAGAGTCTTCATGGGAAGTCCGCAAGGAATTTCTCGATGCGGCCCATAACGGCAACAGCTTCAACGGACTGGTTTTCAAATTCGTAAACAGGGAAGGCCGAAAACTCTGGCTGGAATTCAACGGAGTCCCGGTCTTTGACGCACAGGGAACTGTGACCGGTTTTCGCGGAGCGACATCGGACATCACGGCGCAGCAGAAAGCTCTGCAGGACCTGACAGACCGTGAAAACATGCTCCAGAGTATAAGTGATTCGGTTCAGGACGCCCTTGTGCTTATGGATGAAAACGGGCTTGTCCACTTCTGGAATCAGGCCGCTGAAAGTATTTTCGGCTACACATCGGAAGAAATGCTGGGTGAAAGCCTCCGGTGCTGCATTCTCGAAGAAGATAACGAGGATATTTCCGGAACAGAAGAAGGGGCAGACGGAGTTGAAGGACTTTTTTCCCGGCACGGTTCCTTCACCGTTAATGTAAGGCGCAAGACCGGAAAAATTTTTCCCGCCGAAGTCCTTCTCTCCCCGCTTCGCAAGGATGAACAATGGTGGGTTGTGGGAACAATCAGGGATGTAACCGAGCGCAAGGAAGCGGAAGACAAACTCAGAAAACTGGCCACCACCGACCCCCTGACAGGATTGGCCAACCGCCGCCACTTCATGGAAAGCGCCGAAGAAGCTCTTGAGCGCTCCCTCCGTTACGGGCACGAGCTTTCCCTTATGATGATGGACATAGACTTCTTCAAGAACGTCAATGACATGTATGGACATGATGCGGGAGATGATGTCCTCAAAGGTCTGGCAGCAGCCGGACTGAAAATTCTGCGTCAGATAGATGTATTCGGCAGGATAGGAGGAGAGGAATTTTCCATTCTGCTGCCGGATACGGGGCTGGAAGGCGCCAGAATAGTTGCAGAACGACTGCGGCAGGAAATAGAAAAGACAAGAATGATTACCCGTTCCGGAGAACTGACAATCACTGTCAGCATAGGTGTAGCAAACCTGAACGAACAGACCAGGTCCCTTGAACACCTGCTGAAGGCGGCGGATATCGGTCTATATGCCGCAAAGCATGCGGGCAGGAACAGGGTGGAAATACAGATTTCTCCGGACGGTTCCGTTGAAAAAAAATAGCCTCTGGCTGAAGGCGGGCATGAGGAAGGCTGGGTAGTCAGATATCGGCTGCTTAAAAAATATGGAAATTTCTTTTCAGCACAGGGCCGGTCAGTTCATCTTAAAAATCTTTGAATATGATATAGGCGGTACGCCGGGAGCAAAAACTCCGTGCGGCAGCAAGGGTCTCTGTTTTTGCCCCCTGCTGCTGTCTGTTTGTACCATGGTTCTTAATCAAACCCGAATTCAATAGTGAAACCGCCGTGCTCCGTAGTAAAAGGAATGGCCATTACCGGACCGGCTGTAACGTGGGCAATTGTATGGTTGTCACCCATGATAACTGTCGGGGTGGAGCCTTGAAGCTTGTACCCCATCTCGGTGAGCCCGGCACGGGCCTGCCCTGAGACCATATTGGTAATTTCACCAACCGCATCCTTTACATCCTGAACGATATCCTGAATATCATCACCGAGCATATTCTTGACGATCTGAGCGGCACAAGCCTTGTCGAATGAAATTGAAACGCTTCCGCTGACATTTCCTGTAAAACCGACAATACCGGTAACATCGCCTGTGGCCATGTTGCCTTTTTTTACAAAAGGTTTTCCGGCCTTGGGAGTGACCATGGCCATCATTGTCAGAATATCAGAGGTTGCCTTGATAAAAGGCTTAGCCAATTCTACATTCATTATACGGACTCCTTGAAAATTATAAGCGCCACAACCTTTTATTTTGCAGACTTACCTGTGTCAATTTACGAAGTTGCAGGCAGTCACTCTCTTTTTGACCGGAGCATCCCGATCCTTTGTTGCCCGCAACAATATTCTGCGGAAAAGGTATCAACCTCCCTGCTGTTACTGCAAGTTAGCAGAAAAAGAGGATATCAACAAATTGTTTCATCGGCAATGGACAGTATGGCCGGTAATAAGCACGAAACGACAAAAACCGGCATTCGCAAAATACAATAAGACATCATGACCGAATATTGGACTTTACACTTATCTGTTTTTTGTTTTCGTCATTGTTCTGTGTTTGACCGGAGTTATATTTTTTCGTACTTAGTTAGGTCGCAAGGTTTGAACTCAATATCGGGCAGCAGCCGGAGCGGGGCTTTCCGGTCCGAAAGAATACAAGATCAAGGATAGAGCCAAATGTCAGAAAGCAATACCGAATCAAGTGTTGGAAAAAATTTCATCACCGCAATCATAGATAATGATAATGAAACAGGAAAATACGATGGCAGGGTTGCCACCCGTTTTCCTCCCGAACCGAACGGCTACCTGCATATAGGACACGCCAAATCCATATGTCTCAACTTCGGTCTAGCAATGGACTACAAAGGCACCTGCAACCTGCGCTTTGACGACACCAACCCGGTCAAGGAAGAAGTCGAATATGTGGAATCCATACAGGAAGACGTCCACTGGCTCGGGTTCGACTGGGAGGACCGCAAATTTTATTCCTCCGACTATTTCGGCAAACTGTACGACTTCGCCGTACAGCTGATCAAGGGCGGACACGCATACGTGGACAGCCTGAGTGCGGAAGAAATACGTGAATACAGGGGAACACTCACTGAACCGGGCAAAAACAGCCCTTACCGGGACCGCTCAGTGGATGAGAACCTCGAATTGTTCGAAAAGATGAAAAACGGTGAATTCGCAGACGGTGAACATGTCCTGCGGGCCAAAATAGATATGGCTGCTCCGAATGTGATTCTGCGCGACCCGACAATATACCGCATCAGAAAAGCGCACCACCACAGGACCGGGGACGACTGGTGCATCTACCCTATGTACGACTTCACTCATTGCATTTCCGACTCTCTGGAAGGAATAACCCACTCTATCTGTACACTTGAATTCGAAAACAACCGTGCTCTTTACGACTGGGTTCTGGAAACTCTCGGAGTATACAGGCCGCAGCAGATTGAATTCGCCAGACTTAATCTGAGCTACACGGTAATGAGTAAACGCAGACTGATCCAGCTTGTCGAGGAAGGCCATGTTTCCGGATGGGACGACCCCCGCATGCCCACAATTTCGGGCATGAGAAGACGCGGATACTCTCCGGCATCCATCCGCAATTTCTGCGAACGCATCGGAGTGGCCAAGGCAGCCAACATGGTTGATTTCGCCCTGCTGGAATTTTCCGTGAGAGAAGACCTCAATGCCCACTCTCCCAGATTCATGGGTGTGATCAACCCCATTCGTCTGGTTATCGAGAACTATCCCGAGGACAAGACCGAAGAATTCGAATGCCAGAATAATCCTGAAAATCCGGAAGCAGGAACACGCATGGTTCCTTTTTCCCGCACACTGTACATTGAGCGGGATGATTTCATGGAAGACGCTCCCAAAAAATTCTTCCGTCTCTCGGTCGGCAGGGAAGTCCGCCTCAGGGCTGCCTATTACGTAACCTGCACCGGAGTTATCAAGGACGAAAACGGTGAGGTGGTCGAACTGCGCTGCACCTATGACCCTGAAACAAGGGGAGGCTGGTCCAAGGACGGCCGCAAAGTCAAAGGGACCATTCACTGGGTATCGGTTGAACACGCGGTGGAAGCGGAAGTCCGTCTTTACGAGCACCTGTTCACCAAGGAAAATCCCATGGACAACAAGGACGGCTCAGACTTCAAGGCCCACATCAACCCGGATTCTCTGGAAGTCCGTCCAAATTGTTACGTGGAACCGGCGCTCGACAAGGTTGAGCCTGGATTCCGCTGCCAGTTCGAGAGGATCGGATATTTTTGTTCCGACCCGGACTCGACCCCGGAAAAGCCGGTATTCAACAGGACCGTAGGTCTTAGGGATACATGGAAAAAAATTGAGAAAAAACAGCAGAAATAGCAAAACTGCATAAGCGTATGAAGATAAAAAGCGGGGACCGGGCACGGCCCCCGCTTTTTTTTGCAAAGTACTGCGCCTGCAATTTTTTCATACGTAGTATATCTGGATGAATATTTCCTCAAAAAGTGTTATCCGTATGGATATGCACTGTCATTCAAGCTGATTCGATTGTACTTTGATCCGGAGGTTGCACATGAGCACCGAAACAAACAGCCCCAAACTGGCCATTGCCATTGCCGGAAGAAACAACGTGGGCAAGTCATCCATAATACGCGCACTATCAGGAATTGAAGCCGACGAAGTGGCTCCGATAGCCCATGAAGACGAGATGTACCCGCTGACCAGGACTGAGATTCAGCCTCTTGGTCCCGTTACCATTTATGATACGGATGCCCATATTCCACACGACGACAGGGCCAAAGTCATCCGGGAGGGCCTCTACAGCGTAGACGTTGTTGTTATTGTCACCGACGATTCGGGGATAATGGACGAAGAGCGTGAGTTGACCTCGCTTCTGGGAGAACGCGGAATCCCCTGCGTGATGGTTTTCAACAAGGCGGATATAAGAAGGCCGAGCCTAGCGGACATGGAATTCTGCGGTTCAAGAGGTATCCGGTTCGTGGCGACCTCGACAGTGGACGGCCGAGGCATAGACCGACTCAAGAAGTCCATTACCGCCCTCGCTCCGGAAGAAAACATGCTCGACCCTGTCCTCGCCCGCGATCTGATGGGCAAAGGAGACTTCGTGATATGCGTTGTTTCCGAGGACCCGGTATCCCCCAAAGGAAGACTAGGGCTGCCTAAATCACAGGTTCTAAGAGAAATTCTGGATGCAGGCGGAATAGCTGTCATAGTAAAGGAAGGAGAACTGTATCAGACTATCTCCGGGCACAAACGCCGACCGGCACTGGTCATTGCAGACTCGCAGGCTGTGAAAAAAGTTATGGAGACCGTCCCCGGTGATGTTTCCATGACCACCTTCCCGATTCTGTTTGCCCGGCACAAAGGGAACCTTGAACAGCTTGTTCAGGGAGCAAACGCAATTGACACCCTTAAAGACGGCGACCGGGTGCTCATAGTGGAAGCCTGCCCGCACCACCCCAAGGCGGAAGACCTTGGAAAGGAAATGATCCCGGCGCGCATAGCAGGATACACAGGGCGCAATATAATTTTTGAATCCAAAACAGGATGCGGGCTTCCCCTTGACTTGAGCGCATACAAACTTGTGGTCCACTGCGGAGCCTGCATGGCAGACAGAGCGGACATGCTCAGAAGAATAAGGGATTGCGACCGCCAACAGGTACCCATCACCAACTACGGGCTTGCCGTGGCCAAAGTTGACGGTACCCTGAGCAGGCTGATTGAGCCTTTTTTCAAGGACGAAACTGAAGAGCGAAAAGAACTTACCGGGAAAATCAATGTTTACCGGGGCAGCAACTCAAAAGCCATGCATCTCGTTGTTCCTGCTGAAATTCATCCGGAAAAAGCGGTTCCTTTCAACCTGATGTATATTTTCGGAGACATTGAGGTAACGAAAAAGCATATCGGTTTTTCATCCCTGCCCTTTGCCCGCGGCGGACAGCAGAAGATAAAAAAATCCGTGGAGGAATACGGATACTGCTTTTACAAGTGGCCAGGCAGAGTGCTTGGAGCTGACCTGGGAGGACTGATTGATGAGGAAGAGGACAGCACCAGTTAACCGCAACCGCATGAAGGATATGGACTGAACCTGAATGAAAAAGACAGTGTCCCATCTGGCTCTGGCAGTAATACTGCTCGCGTTCGGACTGGCCTGTGCCTGCCCGTCCCCCTGCTTTGCACACAAGTTCGTTGTGGGTTTTGTTGCAAGCGGCTCGGCAATTGATGACGACTCTTTCAACAGCATGACCGTTGCAGGTTTGCGAAAGCTGGAAAAAAACAACCATGTACGGATTGAAGTCCGGCAGGGCGGCTTCTCCCTTGAGGAGCACAAAAAACAGATCAAATCGCTGCTTGATTGTGGGGCTCAGGTTATTGTCATCAATTTTTCATCTGATCTGGACAAACTTCTTGAATTCATAAGCCAATATCCCGAAATCCCGTTCATAATCAACGATGCAAGGGTCAGCGGATACGCCAATGTATCTTCAACCGTTTATAACCAGCGCATGGGCTCATGCCTGGTAGGGGCACTCTGTGCATGGCAGACCGCGACAGATCGGATAGGATTCATAGGGGCCAACGAGATGCCTATTATCAAGGATTTTCTCTGCGGCTTCAAAGAAGGAATCCGTCTTTCAGATCGCGATGTACAAATAGAGACGGCGTTCGTCCGCAGGGGAAACAACTGGGAAGGATTCGAAGACCCCGAACAGGCCAGCGTGATAGCAGCCCGCATGTACAACTCAGGAGTCGACATAATATACGCTGTTGCCGGACTGTCCGGCAACGGAGTTATTGCCGCGGCACGCAAAAGCGGAAACTACGTTATCGGGGTGGATTCGGATCAGGACGGCATTGCCAAGGGCACTGTTCTGACCAGTATGATGAAAAGGCTTGACGTTGCCGTATATAATGAAGTTCTGTCTGTGCTTGAGGGCAGGTTCATTCCCGGCCCCAAGGAATACAATATTTCAAACAATGGTATCGGGCTTACTGAAATGAAATATTCAAAAGACCTGATAGCAGAAGATGTTCTGCAAAAACTGGCAGAACTGAAAGAGAAGCTGTCCAAGGGGCTGATCCGGTTGGACTGCCCGGACAAATAGAACGGAGCACGCCTTTGCATGTTTGATTTTCTACGCATCAAAGCCAAAGCAATTGTCGGCCTGTTGCTTATACAGGCTGTAATTCTGATTGCTCTAGGGATACTTATAACAGCTTACCGCAGCAACGAGGTCTCCGATTCCCAACTCGCCCGAGGGGAAGGAATTGCTGCGTTGGTAGCCACATCCAGCGGCGACCCCATAGTCAAATTCCAGAATCACAAAATACGGGAACTGGTCAAAAGTGCCTGTTCGACCGAACATATCTTTTTTTGTGCCGTGTATACGCCAAAAGGGGAAATATTCAGCGAATACTACACCGCAGACAAATCCGATTACCCTGAAGACAAAACGGTTTTTGTGCAAAAGAGAATTATCCGGGACGGAGAATATCTGGGATACGTAAGAGTCGGGGTCCTCAAAAATGCAGATACGGAAAACAGGGGCTTCTTTCTGAAAATTATGCTGCCTGCTTTGGCTGCCGCCTTCGTCTTCGGGGGGCTGGCTATGATATTTTTCCTCGGAAAATCAATACTTAATCCGGTCATCAAACTTTCCCGCCAGGCACAGGACATAGCGGAGGAAAAATATACGGAATCCGGAGATAATGGCCGCAAGGATGAAATAGGCGAACTGGCCCGCTCCCTGAACACTCTTGCAACCAAATTTTCACAACTGCAGAATGATCTTGACCAGCAGGTGCGCAACAGGACCGAGGAACTGAACATTTCCAACCGCAAACTCAGCGACGAGATTCTTGAACACGGTGAAATCGAAGCCCACCTTAAGACAACTCTTGAACAGCTTTCTTTTTCCATGAAGCAACTGGAAAAAGCACGGGAAAAGGCAGAAAAGTCCAGCCGATTCAAAAGTGAATTTCTGGCCATGATAAGCCACGAAATCAGAACACCCATGAATGCCATACTAGGTATGGGTGAGTTGCTTCAGGAAACCGAACTGGATGCAGAGCAGTTGGGGTATGTGGAAATATTTCGGGGTTCCGGAGAAATCCTCTTAAAGATCATCAACGATATTCTTGACTTCGTACAAATAGAATCAGGCCTGATAGAACTGGTTCCCGTTCCGTTCAACCCCTCAGAGGATATGCAGAGCGTGTGCAAAAGCATGGCCCATTCCGCGCACGCCAAAGACATAGAAATAATCTGTGATGTGGACCGGAGTGTTCCCCATCAGGTCATGGGCGATCCCGTCCGGGTCCGTCAGATACTGATGAATATCATCGCAAACGCCATCAAGTACACCTCAAGCGGAGAAGTTGCCATTCGGCTGACCCTTGAAGAATCCGCTAATGATTACGACAGGCTTCTATACACTGTCAGAGATACCGGGGCAGGCATTCCCGATGGTATACAAGGCAATATTTTCGACAGCTTTGTTCAGGCCGACAGCACAACCGCCAGAGAATACGGCGGAATAGGGCTGGGTCTTGCAGCAGCATCCAGGCTGGCAGACCTCATGGATGGAGAAATCAGATTTGAAAGCGCAAGGGGGAAAGGGACCGTCTTCTACTTTTCCATACCCTTCAAAAAATCATCCTATGAAACGGCCGGGAACGTGGCCGACTTTTCCGACGTGAAGGTTCTGCTGGTGGACGACAACCGCACCGTAAGGGAGGTCATGGGCAGAAGGCTCCTGACCTTCGGTATTGAAGCATCAATGGCGGCAGACGGAAACGAAGGTCTGGAATTCCTGAAAGCATCTTCAAGCGGCAAAGAAGAATACGACATGATTTTTATCGACAGCGAAATGCCGGACATGTCGGGTATTGAATTTCTGAAAAGAGCGCAGCAGGAAAAAATAATTTCCGGACTGTCGGCAATAATGTTTTCAGCAGGCTGCTCCGAAGAGGAAAGACGCAATGCCAGGGAGGCAGGAGCGGACCAGACACTGATCAAGCCTGTTTTCGATGCGGACATTCTGCGCTGCCTGCAGGCTGCGGACGAAAGAGAAAAACCGATAAAGGATAAGCCGGGAACGGGAATGAA
This window harbors:
- a CDS encoding response regulator, translating into MFDFLRIKAKAIVGLLLIQAVILIALGILITAYRSNEVSDSQLARGEGIAALVATSSGDPIVKFQNHKIRELVKSACSTEHIFFCAVYTPKGEIFSEYYTADKSDYPEDKTVFVQKRIIRDGEYLGYVRVGVLKNADTENRGFFLKIMLPALAAAFVFGGLAMIFFLGKSILNPVIKLSRQAQDIAEEKYTESGDNGRKDEIGELARSLNTLATKFSQLQNDLDQQVRNRTEELNISNRKLSDEILEHGEIEAHLKTTLEQLSFSMKQLEKAREKAEKSSRFKSEFLAMISHEIRTPMNAILGMGELLQETELDAEQLGYVEIFRGSGEILLKIINDILDFVQIESGLIELVPVPFNPSEDMQSVCKSMAHSAHAKDIEIICDVDRSVPHQVMGDPVRVRQILMNIIANAIKYTSSGEVAIRLTLEESANDYDRLLYTVRDTGAGIPDGIQGNIFDSFVQADSTTAREYGGIGLGLAAASRLADLMDGEIRFESARGKGTVFYFSIPFKKSSYETAGNVADFSDVKVLLVDDNRTVREVMGRRLLTFGIEASMAADGNEGLEFLKASSSGKEEYDMIFIDSEMPDMSGIEFLKRAQQEKIISGLSAIMFSAGCSEEERRNAREAGADQTLIKPVFDADILRCLQAADEREKPIKDKPGTGMKILLVEDNEDHSRILELFIAETGAETIIASDGLQAVQLFADNDFDLVFMDLGLPLVNGVEAVSRIRELEQQESKKPAAIVALAAHAFGEHKEDCRQAGCDGFISKPVRWDTIRATIAALADGYGLPAKITLTE